AATGAATTTTCCTCCGTCTAAGTAAGATAGGCTTTCGCTTTgttttgcataaaacacaacaaaacggTTGCAAATATCGAATAAAAAAGTTATCTAGCTCACTGAAGTTCCTTCATCCTGTTATGCACGCATGTtgattttacactttttttaagtcatacaattttataaaatttctgaGCCGCCCTTTTTCATTCAGACGCTTACTTTGTCTGAAAAGtgaaatatgagccgcaccatgagaaaaccaactgtatattttcttaaaagtGGCAATataagtgcatttgcgaccagcatggatccagaccagcctgcgcatccgcgcagtctggtcagaatccaagctgttcgctaacagtttctctaattgcaataggctttgaaagcgaacagcattatCTGAACTGGAATAAAACCGCACGGAGTTATCACTTTTTCGAGTTTTAGTTGGTTTGATTATTGGTAGACTACAACTCTCGAGTCCGGCCATCACTTCACCAGCCAGTGAGCTAACACAGCAGTCGAAAAAGGCTAGATACAATCTACGTATTTTGCTTTGAAGCTGCTCCTTAAAGATCTGGCAAagatttctttcattttgtaatgaaaatttaaattaatccTTTTAAGACACATTGACCATTATACTGAATGTCACCTAAAAAttctagttttatttattttattttataacgtAGCTAACATGCGTTTTTTAAGAACTGTTTGCTGGGAACATCTATTACCTTGGTAGCTCATTAAGgaatcaaaatatttgtatctTAAATAAGGTAAAAATTTTCAATCTGTCAATCTGTCTTGTAAATATCGGCCAGTTTTTATCCAAATTTCTTTTGTTTAGCGTCTAAGTGAGGCATGTGTAGGCGCGTTTTTATTTCCAGTTGCATGTTTTTAATGTATACgggttttaaatttgtttttattataatctTGCAAATTAAGTATTAAAACGTTGAAATGTGTAAAGAATAAAGTACTCCTTACTTGTATTCTAAATTAAAAGATAATTAGGAATGAATAAATAAACGTAGTATGTCACCGTTTTGTTGGGTGATTAAATAAGCATTACAGGTATTTtgttaaggaaaaaaaaagaaaaaaaaaaagaagaaaaagaaacaaaaaaaaaaaaacaataaaaaaaaatgtgcacaCTTTCGCTTTTGGCGAAGTATTTGAGAATTATAGTGAGAACTAATAGCAGACACTTGGTGCAGAGGAAAGCGTTCATTTTGCTGTCTTTGACGCTTTTTTATCTTAGGAAAATCGGtaaattaataatgaaaatatccAGAATCGGTATGTTTTCCTCGTGTGCACGATATCTAAAAGTcccgtgggttggccaccctttGTGTAGAATATAAAACCTATTTTATCAAAGGAATCTGGGGCTACACTTAACATTTTCCCACTAGATTTTGTCCAAGTATCATTACTTTATTGTGTAAGTAACATTTGCGCAAGTGGATTGACTATAGAAGAATTTTACTCGCCGTTTGAAAGTGCCCCTTATAAATTTCGGTTGCCTTGATTATTTTACGCTCGATTTTAAATTAATCGTAAATATTTAAAAGATGTGTACTCAGTGATCCCTCATTTCCAATCAGCCCTTATTTATTTAAGGGTTCGAATAACTAAGTTATTTAGAAGTAATTTGTATTGTTTATCATGTAATGCGCAAAAGAAAGTCAGAATTTAGTGGAATATCCTAGTTGCGAATCATTGAAGCGGGCGCGGTAAAATTTAGACTGATTTTTGATaatgaaaagttttaaattttttattcatctttaaaaaattttaattattagaGATGTctacaaacaaaatacataattCGTGCAGAAAAAAAGTTAGAGTCATGTTGCACATTTGTCTCTCATTTATTACtatatagatttgattcaaacttaaaatagttgtttaacattattAGCCTCATCAtctgacacatggtgcattacttttgcagaaatcgTCGATGAATTATGtcctttttatacttatttaatgttttgataaactttatatctatctgtgttattactaaatacaaatAACACAGATTTTGGCTATTGTCCAATACTCAAATGACAACTCAAGCTTCCTCGcgtgtgcccagtttcactaacCAGCACTGAactagttgagcgcgctgtctcctgtgatagTTCTTGTTTTTGCGTTTCATGAGTTTTCATATTCTACATACACTCCTGTATTTCAGGCAATCCTTCAAGCTGTTTCGGCGAAGGATAACAGATGCGAaggaaaaaattattttgatgtaAGTAATTATGGTGACATATGAAATCGATCTTCAAAATGTATATGTTTGATTTATCTATGAAATTAACTTTTCATGCTACATACTATATTAgtataatgaaaaacaaatctaaccaaaaataaagtaaaatttgagctttctttaaaaagaaattatatgaaaaataatcaACGCTTCCTAACTATAAATTCAAAACTTAAAGGATATTTTGAAAAGACGTTATTAGTACCCATGTAGTTCTTTATAACGATATgcattgtactgttttatattttaaggaAACTTTGGGCAAAAAATCTTGTCACGGAAAAGTGTGAATCGAATTGTGTTTGAATATAAGCCTTTGAAAATTGGATTTAAGGCtcaaagtatatttattttcaggtatGCGATGAGAATAAATGGTGTATTTGTCCGAGCTTACTTATAGCAGTAGATTTGACAAATAATCCACTGAAAGCATGTGACAAAGGTCAGATGGTATGCAGATGTAAGTAGTTCATGAAGTTATCTGATAAGTGATTGTATGATAAAATGTAGTAAGGAGGAAGGAAGCAAACACATGTGCTCCATGTATTGcatgaaatataatttacatgACATGTAAAGAAGTTGTAACTTACGTGCACTAGCATGATATTCATTACAATATAACAAAACGTTAATTTTATAAACAATGGAGTGTTCTTGTCCGCCCAATGTAActcaaaacaaagaaagaaacaaacttaACATTGAAATTGTAAGGAAATCGGCTGTGGCCCATATGAATTGTTTGAGTGAGCCCTGGTACCGGAGTCAAGGATGCTGGAGTAAGAGGAGTTTCATTCCAGCTTTTTTTAGGGGTATTTGCACTTCTTAGGTGCCATAAATAGATGTTAAACTGTATATTGCATTGGAACATTTAGTAATGCTCAGTTTTAGCGCAATACCAATAGTTAACAAGCACGTTTTCCACTTCTGGGTCACTCTTAATTGATTAATTATTAGCGGTAATTAACAGTTTCCCACATTCGGTTCGCACATATTATCAGAATATAGTTATGATCTACAGATGTTACTAATGATATGAGAGAAATCATctcaaaataatgatataaaatattgcTTAAGTCTTTAATTCAAGAAACATGCTCTCATTGCATTTTATAGTCTGGCCATGCTGGAATTATTTTGATTTCGGCGTCCCTCAACGACCAAGGAAGGGACCAAAGGGTGAATTCATTACATGCAGT
This genomic stretch from Mercenaria mercenaria strain notata unplaced genomic scaffold, MADL_Memer_1 contig_4873, whole genome shotgun sequence harbors:
- the LOC128554249 gene encoding uncharacterized protein LOC128554249, giving the protein MMERVVGVLILSLAILQAVSAKDNRCEGKNYFDVCDENKWCICPSLLIAVDLTNNPLKACDKGQMVCRFWPCWNYFDFGVPQRPRKGPKGEFITCSSDDQCTKGSDRCTPDGYCCTDTPIWPPK